In Aneurinibacillus migulanus, the genomic window GTTGGGTTAACGAGATCGATTTCCATGTCTAGCCAAGTAGCACAGGAGCGGATAGCATGTTGAGAGGGCGGTTTATTTGATTTTGTAATCCGTTTGTTTCCATTCTTTAATATCTTCTCCGTTACTTTGTAAGGCCTGCATCGAGTAGTGTTTACAACATACATGTTATTTCGGTTAAGGCCAACCGATTCAAGGAAGCCATTCAGGTTTTCGCCAGCTTTTCCTACGAAAGGTCGGGCATTTTTCATCTCTTCAGTTCCTGGGCTCTCACCGATAAGCATAACTTCCGCATTCGGAATGCCTTCACCTGGAACAGGGGTTTGTCCTTCTTCTCTTTTCAATCCATCCTCGCACCGTACACATGTTAAGAATTTTTCCGGTAATAGCATATGTA contains:
- a CDS encoding uracil-DNA glycosylase is translated as MLLPEKFLTCVRCEDGLKREEGQTPVPGEGIPNAEVMLIGESPGTEEMKNARPFVGKAGENLNGFLESVGLNRNNMYVVNTTRCRPYKVTEKILKNGNKRITKSNKPPSQHAIRSCATWLDMEIDLVNPTLIVTLGSTPLKRLIPEYSISKVHGTLLTVPIQHAGVKEESREFTLSEREFYIFPLYHPAAIIYRHELQEVFEEDLKRLRQAIEKLQLNSVLM